One Pseudomonas entomophila genomic window carries:
- a CDS encoding lipoprotein UxpA translates to MASNMGRREVIGWMGIGALAPLLGACSALPLPGAGGERSVDLLYVADTLDARLPGQAVVPATRLGPVSHLGRAPWMSGPNARAAQPELAPLLDASQAAQARLGGYAVLAALLEQLRGEAGAEHCLTLENGQCWNGSGLAYLTQGESGVQGSQLLGSEARVSSDERVLWPQRSAALYRQSSAITLGAGLASEQAKALGVSGVHVFPRGGVRVAVVGVTDPYAQDQKASLKQWYQSLLPSFQQARREGDLVVALADVGSGPGLWLAERIPEIDVLLCARGQDLWPAPVQATQASGRRVPVLFAGCRASGAFRLRCRQAGGQWQFDARFFPAFEQSLPSGTLARAAQLRGVLQQQRSGHAAWLDQPLARAPQALWRRDTRGGSWDNLLHQALADGSSMPVLLPGLRYDFPVQAGESITREHLISLTGGYPAPVLEVPAQPVEQVLENAAEQLFGDPLLLDNSQDLPRWQNHAWQVNYSPTGKRVAGFEPVQGLCRTFGLHVDAQAGVPLWQTVEAWLARRAPGWQLAPLQLPDVRYVQGHPGWHPRQEAV, encoded by the coding sequence ATGGCAAGCAACATGGGCAGGCGTGAGGTGATCGGCTGGATGGGCATCGGTGCGCTGGCACCGCTGCTCGGCGCCTGTTCCGCGCTGCCGCTGCCCGGTGCTGGCGGTGAGCGGTCAGTGGACCTGCTGTACGTAGCCGACACGCTGGATGCCCGCCTGCCGGGCCAGGCTGTGGTCCCGGCGACCCGCCTGGGCCCGGTGAGCCATTTGGGGCGCGCGCCGTGGATGAGCGGCCCGAATGCCCGTGCCGCACAGCCGGAGCTGGCGCCGTTGCTCGATGCCAGCCAGGCCGCGCAAGCTCGTTTGGGGGGCTATGCAGTGCTGGCGGCGCTGCTTGAACAGTTGCGTGGCGAAGCCGGTGCCGAACACTGCCTGACCCTGGAGAACGGTCAGTGTTGGAATGGTAGTGGCCTGGCCTACCTCACCCAGGGCGAGAGTGGCGTGCAGGGCAGCCAGCTGCTGGGTAGCGAGGCGCGTGTCAGCAGTGACGAGCGGGTGCTCTGGCCCCAGCGCAGTGCGGCGCTGTATCGGCAGTCTTCCGCTATTACCCTGGGCGCGGGCCTGGCCAGCGAGCAGGCCAAGGCGCTGGGTGTCTCAGGTGTGCACGTGTTCCCGCGCGGCGGCGTGCGCGTGGCGGTGGTCGGCGTCACCGACCCCTACGCCCAGGACCAGAAGGCCTCCCTCAAACAGTGGTACCAGTCGTTGTTGCCCAGCTTCCAGCAGGCCCGTCGCGAAGGCGACCTGGTGGTGGCCCTGGCCGATGTCGGCAGTGGGCCGGGCCTGTGGCTGGCTGAGCGAATCCCGGAAATCGACGTGCTGCTGTGCGCCCGGGGTCAGGATCTGTGGCCTGCGCCGGTGCAGGCCACCCAGGCCAGTGGGCGGCGGGTGCCGGTGCTGTTCGCCGGGTGCCGGGCCAGTGGCGCGTTTCGCCTGCGTTGCCGGCAGGCGGGTGGGCAATGGCAGTTCGACGCCCGGTTCTTCCCTGCGTTCGAGCAAAGCCTCCCGTCTGGCACCCTGGCCCGGGCGGCTCAGTTGCGGGGCGTGTTGCAGCAACAGCGCAGCGGCCATGCTGCCTGGCTCGACCAACCACTGGCCCGGGCGCCGCAAGCGCTGTGGCGTCGCGATACCCGTGGCGGTAGCTGGGACAACCTGTTGCACCAGGCCCTGGCCGACGGTTCGAGCATGCCGGTGCTGCTGCCCGGCCTGCGCTACGACTTTCCTGTGCAGGCCGGTGAGTCCATCACCCGCGAACACCTGATCAGCCTGACCGGCGGTTACCCCGCGCCGGTGCTCGAGGTGCCGGCGCAACCTGTCGAGCAGGTCCTGGAAAACGCCGCCGAGCAGCTGTTCGGCGACCCGCTGCTGCTGGACAACAGCCAGGACCTGCCCCGCTGGCAGAACCACGCCTGGCAAGTGAACTACAGCCCGACCGGCAAGCGAGTCGCCGGGTTCGAACCCGTGCAGGGGCTGTGCCGGACCTTCGGTCTGCACGTCGATGCCCAGGCGGGCGTGCCGTTGTGGCAAACCGTCGAGGCTTGGTTGGCGCGGCGGGCGCCGGGCTGGCAACTGGCACCGTTGCAACTGCCTGACGTGCGCTACGTGCAGGGCCACCCCGGCTGGCACCCGCGTCAGGAGGCGGTGTGA
- a CDS encoding PhoX family protein, with translation MSRESGDNLDRNPSDNLPMASVMDAYLSRRSVVRGSLGAAIAMIAGAGLGGCFDSGGGSSHDDPVSEPPVTTPDPKPEKPKLKLGFNSIAGSRTDACVVAAGYSAYVLAPWGTPINSNGNPWKSDGSNTSTDQANAMGMHHDGMHFFPINGSSDDGLLAINFEYIDTAALHPAGPTTDASGKRPAEEVRKEINAHGAGVVRLTKVNGRWQVIQNDPLNRRFTTASLMNIAGPLRGTDHVKTKFSPTGTQCRGTNNNCGNGYTPWGTYLTCEENWPGIFVNKGTRPANQTRIGVGSSSGQYKWESAAGDASEVADEFARFNITPTGAGATSDYRNEASTYGYIVEIDPYNSATLAVKRTALGRFRHEGCCPGLPVAGKPLVWYTGDDSNNEYLYKFVSDAVWDPADASPADRLATGAKYMDKGKLYVARFNADGKGVWLLLDVATATTNGSTLGALFGDLPGIILNTRGAADAVGATPMDRPEWTAVNPLNGDVYLTLTNNSARTAAKVDAANPRGPNRHGHIIRWHDSDDHKSFTWDIFVFGANAAGAPDINRSGLTELNQFASPDGMSFDSRGVLWFETDNGETTLTNYTNDQLLAVIPTDLLDATGKQVPINATNQADLRRFFVGPNGCEVTGITFTPDNKTLFINIQHPDNWPYTDKATDTTPAGSTVRPRAATVVIQRNDGGEIGTA, from the coding sequence ATGAGTCGAGAATCCGGCGACAACCTGGACCGTAACCCGAGCGACAACCTGCCGATGGCCAGCGTCATGGACGCCTACCTGAGCCGTCGGAGCGTGGTGCGCGGCAGCCTCGGTGCGGCCATTGCGATGATCGCCGGCGCAGGCCTCGGCGGCTGCTTCGACAGCGGCGGCGGCTCCAGCCATGACGACCCGGTCAGCGAACCACCGGTGACCACCCCGGATCCGAAGCCGGAAAAACCCAAGCTCAAGCTCGGCTTCAATTCCATCGCAGGTTCGCGCACCGACGCCTGCGTGGTCGCCGCTGGCTACAGCGCCTATGTGCTGGCGCCCTGGGGCACGCCGATCAACAGCAACGGCAACCCGTGGAAGTCCGACGGCAGCAACACCTCCACCGACCAGGCCAACGCCATGGGCATGCACCATGACGGCATGCACTTCTTCCCCATCAACGGCAGCTCCGACGACGGCTTGCTGGCGATCAACTTCGAATACATCGACACCGCGGCGCTGCACCCGGCCGGCCCGACCACCGACGCCAGCGGCAAGCGCCCGGCCGAGGAAGTGCGCAAGGAGATCAATGCCCACGGTGCCGGCGTGGTGCGCCTGACCAAGGTCAACGGCCGCTGGCAGGTGATCCAGAACGACCCGCTCAACCGCCGCTTCACCACCGCCTCGCTGATGAACATCGCCGGCCCCCTGCGTGGCACCGACCACGTCAAGACCAAGTTCTCGCCCACCGGCACCCAGTGCCGCGGCACCAACAACAACTGCGGCAACGGCTACACCCCATGGGGCACCTACCTGACCTGCGAGGAGAACTGGCCCGGTATCTTCGTCAACAAGGGCACCCGCCCGGCCAATCAGACCCGCATCGGCGTGGGCAGCTCCAGCGGCCAGTACAAGTGGGAGAGCGCGGCGGGCGACGCCAGTGAAGTGGCCGACGAGTTCGCCCGCTTCAACATCACCCCGACCGGCGCCGGCGCCACCAGCGACTACCGCAACGAAGCCAGCACCTACGGCTACATCGTCGAGATCGACCCCTACAACAGTGCCACACTGGCAGTGAAGCGCACCGCCCTCGGCCGCTTCCGCCACGAAGGCTGCTGCCCCGGCCTGCCGGTGGCGGGCAAGCCGCTGGTCTGGTACACCGGCGACGACTCCAACAACGAATACCTCTACAAGTTCGTCTCCGACGCGGTCTGGGACCCGGCCGACGCCAGCCCCGCCGACCGCCTGGCCACCGGCGCCAAGTACATGGACAAGGGCAAGCTCTACGTGGCGCGTTTCAACGCCGACGGCAAGGGCGTTTGGCTGCTGCTAGACGTCGCCACCGCGACCACCAACGGCAGCACCCTGGGCGCCCTGTTCGGCGACCTGCCGGGGATCATCCTCAACACCCGTGGCGCCGCCGACGCCGTGGGCGCGACGCCCATGGACCGCCCCGAGTGGACCGCCGTCAACCCGCTCAACGGCGATGTCTACCTCACCCTCACCAACAACAGCGCGCGCACCGCCGCCAAGGTCGATGCCGCCAACCCGCGCGGCCCGAACCGCCACGGCCATATCATCCGCTGGCACGACAGCGACGATCACAAGAGCTTCACCTGGGACATCTTCGTGTTCGGCGCCAACGCCGCCGGCGCTCCGGACATCAACCGCTCCGGCCTGACCGAACTGAACCAGTTCGCCAGCCCCGACGGCATGAGCTTCGATAGCCGTGGCGTACTGTGGTTCGAGACCGACAACGGCGAAACCACCCTGACCAACTACACCAACGACCAGCTGCTGGCGGTGATCCCCACCGACCTGCTCGACGCCACGGGCAAGCAGGTCCCGATCAACGCCACCAACCAGGCCGACCTGCGGCGCTTCTTCGTCGGCCCCAACGGCTGCGAAGTGACCGGTATCACCTTCACCCCGGACAACAAGACGTTGTTCATCAACATCCAGCACCCGGACAACTGGCCCTACACCGACAAGGCCACCGACACCACCCCAGCCGGCAGCACGGTGCGCCCTCGGGCCGCGACCGTGGTGATCCAGCGCAACGACGGCGGCGAGATCGGCACCGCCTGA
- a CDS encoding heavy metal response regulator transcription factor — protein sequence MRLLIIEDEPRTADYLQQGLRENGYVVDCAHTGTDGLHLARQQPYDLVILDVNLPELDGWGVLQRLRAESSTRIMMLTAHGRLADRVKGLDLGADDYLLKPFEFPELLARIRSLLRRNDQHLQPSTLKVADLELDPGRHRAWRGGQRIDLTAKEFALLHLLMRQSGEVLSRTQIISLVWDMNFDCDTNVVEVSIRRLRAKIDDPFEDKLIHTLRGVGYVLEARP from the coding sequence ATGCGCCTACTGATCATCGAGGACGAACCCCGTACCGCCGACTACCTGCAGCAAGGGCTGCGCGAAAACGGCTACGTGGTCGACTGCGCCCACACCGGCACCGACGGCCTGCACCTGGCCCGCCAGCAGCCCTACGACCTGGTGATCCTCGACGTCAACCTGCCCGAACTCGACGGCTGGGGCGTGCTGCAGCGCCTGCGCGCCGAATCGTCCACACGGATCATGATGCTCACCGCCCACGGCCGCCTGGCCGACCGGGTCAAGGGCCTGGACCTGGGCGCCGACGACTACCTGCTCAAGCCTTTCGAATTCCCCGAACTGCTGGCACGCATCCGCAGCCTGCTGCGACGCAACGACCAGCACCTGCAACCCAGCACCCTGAAAGTCGCCGACCTGGAACTCGACCCCGGCCGCCATCGCGCCTGGCGCGGTGGCCAGCGCATCGACCTGACCGCCAAGGAGTTCGCCCTGCTGCACCTGCTGATGCGCCAGAGCGGCGAGGTGCTGTCGCGCACCCAGATCATCTCGCTGGTGTGGGACATGAACTTCGATTGCGACACCAACGTGGTCGAGGTGTCGATCCGTCGTCTGCGGGCGAAGATCGATGACCCCTTCGAGGACAAGCTGATCCACACCCTGCGCGGTGTCGGCTATGTGCTCGAGGCCCGGCCTTGA
- a CDS encoding heavy metal sensor histidine kinase: MKRASLSLRLGLTVTLLGAALVLLLACLAVFALDHELDSRARKDLARKMLQVEHNLRVDLRSDDLGSRAHPLLDLVMGHDNLSLSVMAVDARHPALISLGPALQSQHLLALDADARLTFHEWRNDDGNQMLTASSLMRLRDDTPVKVLMSLNRDDDNALLQAYLNSTLLALPLLLLLIGIAAWKLVQRGLRPLRHFRRIAGQVSAQDLGHRLPDSDLPVELADLARAINVMLDRLDQGVRQLSQFSDDLAHELRTPIGNLMGKAQVTLARERDGERYREALEDSVEELTRLNRIINDMLFLAQVSQPQTQVALLPVALADEVLRVSELFAFSAELKGITLERQGWGTALVDRLMFQRALSNLLSNALRHSPDGQPVVVGIERRGNEVAVWVENQGLGIAEAHQPHLFERFYRVGAGRSRLEGGTGLGLAIVKSIMQLHGGRVEVCSQAEGPTRFTLVFQAE; the protein is encoded by the coding sequence TTGAAACGCGCCAGCCTGTCCCTGCGCCTGGGCCTGACCGTCACTCTGCTGGGCGCGGCGCTGGTCCTGCTGCTGGCCTGCCTGGCGGTGTTCGCCCTCGACCACGAACTGGACAGCCGCGCGCGCAAGGACCTGGCGCGCAAGATGCTGCAGGTCGAGCACAACCTGCGGGTCGACCTGCGCAGCGACGACCTGGGCAGCCGCGCCCACCCGCTGCTCGACCTGGTCATGGGGCATGACAACCTCAGCCTCAGCGTGATGGCCGTCGATGCGCGCCACCCGGCCCTGATCAGCCTCGGCCCGGCTTTGCAGTCACAGCATCTGCTGGCGCTGGACGCCGACGCCCGGCTGACCTTCCATGAATGGCGAAATGACGACGGCAACCAGATGCTCACCGCCAGCAGCTTGATGCGACTGCGCGATGACACCCCGGTCAAGGTGCTGATGTCGCTCAACCGCGACGACGACAATGCGCTACTGCAGGCCTACCTCAATTCCACCCTGCTGGCCCTGCCCTTGCTGCTGCTGTTGATCGGCATCGCCGCCTGGAAGCTGGTGCAACGAGGCTTGCGCCCCCTGCGGCACTTCCGTCGCATCGCCGGCCAGGTCTCGGCCCAGGACTTGGGTCATCGCCTGCCCGATAGTGACCTGCCCGTGGAACTGGCCGACCTGGCCCGGGCGATCAATGTCATGCTCGACCGCCTCGACCAGGGGGTGCGCCAGTTATCACAGTTTTCCGACGACCTGGCCCATGAACTGCGCACCCCGATCGGCAACCTGATGGGCAAGGCCCAGGTGACACTGGCCCGCGAGCGCGATGGCGAGCGCTACCGCGAGGCGCTGGAAGACAGCGTCGAGGAGCTCACCCGGCTCAACCGCATCATCAACGACATGCTGTTCCTCGCCCAGGTCAGCCAGCCGCAGACGCAGGTAGCGCTGCTGCCCGTGGCGCTGGCCGACGAAGTGTTGCGGGTGAGCGAGTTGTTTGCATTCAGTGCCGAGCTCAAGGGCATCACCCTGGAACGCCAGGGTTGGGGCACGGCCCTGGTCGACCGCCTGATGTTCCAGCGGGCACTGTCAAACCTGCTGAGCAATGCCCTGCGCCACAGCCCGGACGGTCAGCCGGTGGTCGTGGGCATCGAGCGGCGGGGGAATGAAGTGGCGGTCTGGGTGGAGAACCAGGGGCTGGGGATCGCCGAGGCGCATCAGCCGCATCTGTTCGAGCGCTTCTACAGGGTGGGGGCCGGTCGTTCGCGGCTGGAAGGCGGGACCGGGCTGGGGCTGGCTATCGTCAAATCGATCATGCAGTTGCATGGGGGGCGAGTTGAAGTGTGCAGCCAGGCCGAAGGGCCGACCCGCTTCACCTTGGTATTCCAGGCAGAGTGA
- the pdxJ gene encoding pyridoxine 5'-phosphate synthase: MLLGVNIDHVATLRQARGTRYPDPVKAALDAEEAGADGITVHLREDRRHIQERDVLLLKDVLQTRMNFEMGVTEEMMLFAEKIRPAHICLVPETRQELTTEGGLDVAGQEARIKAAVERLSRTGAEVSLFIDADERQIEASHRVGAPAVELHTGRYADAEAPTEVAEELQRIVDGVAFGVGQGLIVNAGHGLHYHNVEAVAAIKGINELNIGHALVAHALFVGFKAAVAEMKALIVAASR; this comes from the coding sequence ATGCTTCTCGGTGTCAACATCGACCACGTGGCGACCCTGCGCCAGGCCCGGGGCACCCGCTATCCGGACCCGGTCAAAGCCGCGCTGGACGCCGAGGAAGCGGGTGCCGACGGCATCACCGTGCACCTGCGCGAGGACCGTCGACACATCCAGGAGCGTGATGTGCTGCTGCTCAAGGACGTGCTGCAGACCCGCATGAACTTCGAGATGGGCGTCACCGAAGAGATGATGCTCTTCGCCGAGAAGATTCGCCCGGCGCATATCTGCCTGGTGCCGGAAACCCGCCAGGAGCTGACCACCGAGGGTGGCCTGGACGTGGCTGGCCAGGAGGCGCGGATCAAGGCGGCGGTCGAGCGCCTGTCGCGCACCGGCGCTGAAGTGTCGCTGTTCATCGATGCCGACGAACGGCAGATCGAGGCTTCGCATCGTGTCGGTGCCCCGGCCGTCGAGTTGCACACCGGGCGTTATGCCGATGCCGAGGCCCCGACCGAGGTGGCCGAAGAACTTCAGCGTATTGTCGATGGCGTTGCGTTTGGCGTGGGGCAGGGCTTGATCGTCAATGCCGGGCATGGCCTGCATTATCACAACGTCGAGGCGGTAGCTGCGATCAAGGGTATCAACGAGCTGAACATCGGCCATGCGCTGGTGGCTCACGCGCTGTTCGTCGGTTTCAAGGCGGCGGTGGCGGAGATGAAGGCGCTGATCGTCGCGGCTTCGCGTTAA
- the recO gene encoding DNA repair protein RecO, translating to MEQPAPQPAFVLHSRAYKETSALVDFITPQGRVRAVLRRARGKGGSLVRPFVPLEVELRGRGELKNVGRLDSTGIAAWLHGDALFSGLYLNELLMRLLPAEAPYPALFEHYTLTLQALAAGRPLEPLLRSFEWRLLDELGYAFSLSRDVNDAAVVADGLYRLRVDAGLERVELFQPGLFKGSELLALAEADWDAPGALLAAKRLMRQALAVHLGTKPLVSRELFRKR from the coding sequence ATGGAACAACCAGCCCCGCAACCCGCCTTCGTACTGCACAGCCGCGCCTACAAGGAAACCAGCGCGCTGGTGGACTTCATCACTCCGCAAGGCCGGGTGCGGGCGGTGCTGCGTCGGGCGCGGGGCAAGGGCGGCAGCCTGGTCAGGCCATTCGTGCCGCTTGAAGTCGAACTGCGCGGGCGTGGCGAGCTGAAAAACGTCGGGCGCCTCGACAGCACCGGTATCGCCGCCTGGCTGCATGGCGACGCGCTGTTCAGCGGGCTGTACCTCAACGAGCTGCTGATGCGTCTGCTGCCGGCGGAAGCGCCGTATCCCGCGCTGTTCGAACACTACACCCTGACCTTGCAGGCCCTGGCGGCCGGGCGGCCGCTGGAGCCGTTGCTGCGCTCGTTCGAATGGCGCCTGCTGGATGAGCTGGGGTACGCCTTCTCCCTGAGCCGGGACGTCAACGACGCGGCGGTGGTTGCCGACGGCCTCTACCGCCTGCGGGTGGACGCCGGCCTGGAGCGGGTCGAGCTGTTCCAGCCCGGATTGTTCAAGGGTAGCGAGCTGCTGGCGCTGGCCGAGGCCGACTGGGACGCGCCGGGCGCCTTGCTGGCGGCCAAGCGCCTGATGCGCCAGGCGTTGGCGGTGCACCTGGGCACAAAGCCGTTGGTCAGCCGGGAGCTGTTTCGCAAGCGCTGA
- the era gene encoding GTPase Era produces the protein MTENTSTRCGYVAIVGRPNVGKSTLLNHILGQKLAITSRKPQTTRHNMLGIKTEGDVQAIYVDTPGMHKANDKALNRYMNRNASAALKDVDVVIFVVDRTRWTDEDQLVLERVQYVTGPLIIAVNKTDRMEEKAELIPHLQWLQEQLPNAEVMPISAQQGHNLDALEAQIAKHLPENDHFFPEDQITDRSSRFLAAELVREKIMRQLGAELPYQITVEIEEFKQQGHVLHIHALILVERDGQKKIIIGDKGERIKRIGSEARKDMEVLFDSKVMLNLWVKVKGGWSDDERALRSLGYGDL, from the coding sequence ATGACTGAGAACACTTCGACCCGTTGCGGCTACGTCGCCATTGTCGGCCGCCCCAACGTCGGCAAGTCGACGCTGCTCAACCACATCCTCGGACAGAAGCTGGCGATCACCTCGCGCAAGCCGCAGACCACCCGTCACAACATGCTCGGTATCAAGACCGAGGGTGACGTGCAGGCGATCTACGTCGACACCCCCGGCATGCACAAAGCGAATGACAAGGCGCTCAACCGCTACATGAACCGCAACGCCTCGGCGGCGCTGAAAGACGTCGACGTGGTGATCTTCGTGGTCGACCGCACCCGCTGGACCGATGAGGACCAGCTTGTGCTGGAGAGGGTGCAGTACGTGACCGGCCCGCTGATCATCGCGGTCAACAAGACCGACCGCATGGAAGAGAAAGCCGAGCTGATCCCGCACCTTCAGTGGCTGCAGGAACAACTGCCGAATGCTGAAGTGATGCCGATTTCCGCGCAGCAGGGGCACAACCTCGATGCGCTGGAAGCGCAGATCGCCAAGCACCTGCCGGAAAACGATCACTTCTTCCCTGAAGACCAGATCACCGACCGCAGCAGCCGCTTCCTCGCGGCGGAGCTGGTACGCGAAAAGATCATGCGCCAGCTGGGGGCGGAGCTGCCGTACCAGATCACCGTGGAAATCGAAGAGTTCAAGCAGCAGGGCCATGTGCTGCACATCCATGCGCTGATCCTCGTCGAACGCGACGGCCAGAAGAAGATCATCATTGGCGACAAGGGCGAGCGCATCAAGCGCATCGGTTCCGAGGCGCGCAAGGACATGGAAGTGCTGTTCGACTCCAAGGTGATGCTCAACCTCTGGGTCAAGGTCAAAGGCGGCTGGTCCGACGACGAACGTGCCCTGCGTTCGCTGGGTTACGGCGACCTGTAA
- the rnc gene encoding ribonuclease III, whose protein sequence is MSASLDRLERKLGYTFKNQDQMLLALTHRSYAGRNNERLEFLGDAILNFVVGEALFERFPQAREGQLSRLRARLVKGETLARLARGFDLGDYLRLGSGELKSGGFRRESILADALEALIGAIYQDADMQTARERILAWLTDEFDGLTLVDTNKDPKTRLQEFLQSRACELPRYEVVDIQGEPHCRTFFVECEVVLLNKKSRGQGVSRRIAEQVAAAAALIALGVENGND, encoded by the coding sequence ATGAGCGCTTCCCTTGACCGCCTGGAGCGCAAGCTCGGCTATACCTTCAAGAACCAGGACCAGATGCTGCTGGCCCTGACCCATCGCAGCTATGCCGGGCGCAACAACGAGCGCCTGGAATTCCTCGGCGATGCCATCCTCAACTTCGTGGTCGGCGAGGCGCTGTTCGAGCGCTTCCCCCAAGCCCGTGAGGGCCAGCTGTCGCGCCTGCGCGCACGCCTGGTCAAAGGCGAGACGCTGGCGCGCCTGGCTCGCGGCTTCGACCTGGGCGACTACCTGCGCCTGGGCTCGGGTGAGCTCAAGAGTGGCGGTTTCCGCCGCGAGTCGATCCTGGCCGACGCCCTGGAAGCCCTGATCGGTGCGATCTACCAGGATGCCGACATGCAGACTGCGCGCGAGCGCATCCTGGCCTGGCTGACCGACGAGTTCGACGGCCTCACCCTGGTCGACACCAACAAAGACCCCAAGACCCGCCTGCAGGAGTTCCTGCAGTCGCGTGCCTGCGAGCTGCCGCGTTACGAAGTGGTGGACATCCAGGGCGAACCGCACTGCCGGACCTTCTTCGTCGAATGCGAAGTGGTTCTGCTGAACAAGAAAAGCCGTGGGCAGGGCGTGAGCCGGCGTATCGCCGAGCAAGTCGCCGCCGCCGCCGCACTGATCGCCCTGGGCGTGGAGAATGGCAATGACTGA
- the lepB gene encoding signal peptidase I, which translates to MSLNFPLLLVIAVAVCGLLGLIDLLFLAPRRRAAITNYQGSVSQPELAVVERLNKEPLLVEYGKSFFPVLFIVLVLRSFLVEPFQIPSGSMKPTLEVGDFILVNKFSYGIRLPVIDKKVIEVGDPQRGDVMVFRYPTDPNVNYIKRVVGLPGDQIRYTSDKRLFVNGQPIAEQLVGSEPGTLGSAELYKEKLGEAEHLIRKEMTRYRMPADQQWTVPAGHYFMMGDNRDNSNDSRYWDDPNIPKELLGMVPDRNIVGKAFAVWMSWPEPKLSHLPNLSRAGLIH; encoded by the coding sequence ATGTCGCTAAATTTCCCGCTGTTGCTTGTCATCGCCGTCGCCGTCTGTGGCCTGTTGGGTCTGATCGACCTGCTGTTCCTGGCCCCGCGCCGGCGGGCGGCGATCACCAACTACCAGGGCAGCGTCAGCCAGCCCGAGCTGGCCGTGGTCGAACGCCTGAACAAGGAGCCCTTGCTGGTTGAATACGGCAAGTCGTTCTTCCCGGTGCTGTTCATCGTGCTGGTGTTGCGCTCGTTCCTGGTCGAGCCGTTCCAGATCCCGTCGGGTTCGATGAAACCGACGCTGGAAGTGGGCGACTTCATCCTGGTGAACAAGTTCTCCTACGGCATTCGCCTGCCGGTGATCGACAAGAAGGTCATCGAAGTGGGGGATCCGCAGCGCGGGGATGTGATGGTGTTCCGCTACCCGACCGACCCGAACGTCAACTACATCAAGCGTGTGGTCGGCTTGCCGGGCGATCAGATTCGCTACACCAGCGACAAGCGCCTGTTCGTCAACGGCCAGCCGATCGCCGAACAGCTGGTCGGCAGCGAGCCGGGCACCCTGGGCAGCGCCGAGCTGTACAAGGAGAAACTCGGTGAAGCCGAGCACCTGATCCGCAAGGAAATGACCCGTTACCGCATGCCTGCGGACCAGCAATGGACCGTGCCGGCCGGTCACTACTTCATGATGGGTGACAACCGCGACAACTCCAACGACAGCCGTTACTGGGATGACCCGAACATTCCAAAGGAACTGCTTGGCATGGTTCCGGATCGGAACATCGTCGGCAAGGCGTTCGCGGTCTGGATGAGCTGGCCGGAACCGAAACTGAGCCATCTCCCGAACCTGTCGCGGGCCGGCCTGATCCATTGA